ATTAattatgaccgtcatcataaagacatggtctatcaacctggtgaaaaggcttatcttcgggtcacaccaatgaagggtgcaccgcttcgggatcaagggcaagctagctcctcgctatattggtcatttcactattctcgaaaggtgtggaaaagtggcataccagttggaactaccgtcgaacctttctcaggttcacgatgtgttccacgtgtctcAACTCCTCCgctgcttcaaggacccaatccgagcagtgcaTCACGAAGTGCTTGAGTTGCAACAGGACCTTTCCTATAAAGATTATCcagtccgcattctcgaccaagcgaAACGtagcacacgtcagaaggcgatcaagttcctcaaggtCCAGTGGTCGCATCACTCTGAAgacgaagccacttgggaacgcgaggatcgcctgcgtgatgaatagcccgctttgtttccttctacctgctaaatcttgggacgagatttcttttagtggaggagaattttaacgcccggataattatgctacagtaatcatatgctaatgatgccatgtcaccacgatttctgttgttaacctcgcgatgattcAATCACATTCCGTTTCAAAATCAAAATTAAATCAAAATGCAAAAGTAAATAAAAGAACAAGGAGAAACAAaaagaaaacaacaacaaaaaaagacCTCCCCCACTGGGCCAACTGGCCCAGCTGGCCTACTAGCCCACGCCGCGTGGGGATAAGACCGAGtccccccctctcctcctcgtCAGCTCCCTGAGATATTTTCCCCCGCACGATCCCCCTCACTCCCCCGCTCCCCTGGCCTATAGGCCACACCCGACTGAACCCTATACCCATATTCCCCCAGATCCACCCACGACCCCCACTCTCTCCCTCGTTTCTCCCTCCCCACTCGCCTGGATGGGGGAGGAGCCCGATCCCAcgcctccgccgccggcgcccatCCCCGGCGCGGCCCCAGCCGCGCCGCCCGACGCCACCGCCAGCCTCTCCGTCTCCTCCCGCACGGCGCCCGCCCCCTCGACAAGAGCTGTATCGGGGGCTCGACCCCGCGGCGCCCCGAGCCCCGACGCAGCACCGTCGCCGCTCACGCTCACCACCAACTCGTCGGTGTCGCTTCCCCgtccgcctccccgagcccacttCCGCCTCCCTACGCTCCGCTGTGAGCCCCGTacgccctcctctctctcccccgTCGCCGGTTCAGTGGCCGTCGCCGCCTGACCGAGTGCCCGCCGCACCGGATTGCGTCCCGCCTCTACTCGTCACATCGTCATTGCACCCCACGCCGCCCGCAGCTCACGACCGTCGCCGAGCGCTCCGGCCGCTGCCGCAACTGCTGCTCGCCGTGCGGCCGCCCCCTGGTCGGCCCTCCGCCCATGCCCGCGCGCCCACCGGTGGCCTCGCCGGAGGTCGCGCCCGGCCGCCGGAGCACGAGCCGCCCCTGGTGCCATCCGTGCCCAGGTTCGGCCTCCATGGGCGCCCGCTCCCCGGCACCCGCACGCCCGCACCCGTTAAGCCACCCGCCCCGAATGGCCTCCGGTGCCACTTACACGTGGGGCCCAGCCCctaaaaatgaaaatgaaagggTTTAACATAATAATTAAAAGTAATAATaattaaaattaattaattaacttaattaatcccgTTAATTGACCTAATTAACTTATTAATGAATTAAACTGTTAATTAGTGTTAGTCAATGACAACCGGGACCCACGTGCtagtttgaccagtcaaacagactgttgactgatgacatcatgctgacacaGTAATGGCTTTTATCTATTTAACTTAATTCTGTTATTTCCGAAAATGAGTTAAAACTTTGgtaaatcatagaaaataatccgtagctcggatgaaaaagttttatacatgaaagttgctcagaacgacgagacgaatccgaatgcgctccccgttcatctgtcacatgcccctagcatagcgaacatggaacttttcCCCTTCGGTttgtctgtccgaaaatgcctaactccgggaaaactttcccggatgtttccccctttgtCGGTAGCGTGTAGTGCCGCGTTAGAAACACACTTAGCGCTGCTTATTGCttgtcatgcatctgtttgctctgtatttactgtttcttccccctcttctctccggtagaccccgagaccgatgccgatgcccctgtgatcgactacgtcaccgacgacccctccttctcgcctgagcaaccaggcaagcccccctttgatcatcccgatatcgcccattccattctctcatgcttgcattagattttgctactgtatttgattgctcatattctgatgcatagcctgcttttgtaacctgcttattgttacctacctgcttatcctaaactgcttagtataggttggatagtgatccatcagtgacccccaccttgtccttgttgcccctgcttcatcatcgacgactcgatcaacgtgatcgacgacgagagcccgacacctcacatcacatcacgcccctttttgttgctcgactctgcagagctactatcgagtgccgagggtgatccctcgtAACGCACTcgtgatgataattctgtagtgtagctattcggtcgtggtcatcgagggtgatttcctctttcaccattcccgatacggctctgtcgttcaacacctcaagtgtgaacctcgagggtggtccctcttacgttcaccttgatgattgcatcgagtggaatcctccgagggcgattccttgggttttccccttgatgtttagacacatggttaccttgactttacttgaggcCCTTGGGAAAGTcaggcgggcccggagagcacccgcaagatggttaGGAGGCACGGCCGGGCCGGCAGGCCGCCGCCGAGTGGGCTGGGCTAGTCCTTGCTgtatttcctcgagacggggcaacggggtcacattatcctgagtctctgctcgtctccgcaagctaataatacactatggttggggtatttgttctgagttggcctttggcctttatgcactaaccaccacgcgagaatagatatgggcctcgacgacgtagtatcagccgaagctttgtcagacgtccagttcagcattgtggcaCGGTCGGATCGTGTTGGCCATCCGAGGCGGCGCTGGTATTCACCCTGCacacaacgacccggagtgcagcgggcgatgggcccagaccccggagtgcttaggatttagaccggcggggacctctctgctgagcctaggtagggctacgacgtgttgatcttccgaggccgggcattgacccagaaaagtgtgtccggccaaagtgatcgagcgtgttggaaaacgtggtgcacccctgcagggaagatatatattcgaataccgtgtccacggtaatggacgttcagacttatatcctgatctattacaactagaaatggatacttgagatatgttgctccgggattgctttctcgtagggagtcgaggaaggatctctgggcgttaatgttacaacatgtttgttaattataaactgctattctttactcttctacatgctgcaagacacttggagctgcttgaagatgctagtcttcgataggctaggccccCCCTATTATgtcattctgcagttcagtccacaaaTACAGCCCTTCcttttgataccaatgcatacttagtatagatctgatgcttgcgagtactttggatgagtactcacggttgctttgctaccccctttccccctttcttccttctttccggttgttgcaaccagatggtggatccttggagtcagatgccaccgccgacggatactactacttggagaccgccgacgactaggagtagttaggaggtcacaggctggaggccttgcctcttcgatcgttgcttcttttgtgcttgccttcttaaggcagtcttatctaacttatgtctgtactcagatattgttgcttccgctgactcttgtgtatcgagcttgtattcgagccctcgaggcccctggcttgtaatatgaagcctgtattattttaatttgtgtctagagttgtgttgtgatatcttcccgtgagtccctgatcttggtcatacacatttgtgtgtatgattagtgtacgattgaatcgggggcgtcacaacgcCCACCTTACCTTCGCCATGGCGCCCTCTCTCCCTCACACAGTACTTCTCCACGAACCGCCAAGGAGGAGTCCCCCGCCAACCACCCCACTCTCTGCCCTGATCCTCTCCCCCCGTGTTCGTGCCGATCCGCCACGCCCATCAAGGGTTAGAAGGCGTGCGCCGCGTGTGATGCCCCCGAGCAAAGAAGGCGAATCCAATGGCTCCTGAGCCATTTCCACCTTGTAACATACAATTAAATGTCGTGCATTCCACAAAAATATGATGTCCATTGTTGAGCATGCAACTAATATGTCACTGTGTCCGTTATTAACTCTTGAAGCGACCAAGCAATACATTTTAGCCTTCTATCCTAACTAAAAAACTGTACGACTTGATGGAAAAAATGTGAATTGCTGGCTCATGCAATCTGCTGCAAATCCATCTCTAATGATGCAACTTGTCACATTTTTTAAACTAGGAAAATTATTTCGCTCAGACAGCCGTAACTGAGAACAACTGCAACCCCCATCCAGATCGACATCTGCATCTGTCGCATAATATAAGTAGGAGGACCATATGTTTCCATATAATTTTTGGCGGGACAAGTGGACACCCCACATAATCTCACGTCAATGATAGATTCAGCTCAATTGTTGTAGCAAAACATAATACTGACACTTCAAGTAACCTACCACTCCTGGTAGTtaattgcccgtgcgttgcaacgagaGCATATATATTTTAGTAATTCAACATTAATTGTATCTCGCATACATATTCAAAATCTTCTTGCACACCAGGCTGCCTTGGCGACTTCTTTTTACCGCTAAATCACTCTCCTTTTATTCTTTATTTTTTTACTCCTAACAAAAAATGTTTCTGAGAGTGATATGCAAATAGATACATCGACAATCATAATAAAATATCAAGAGCTATTAACTCTTTAATCAAATAACTTAAGAATGTATCCATGATGCATTTGACATTGATTCCTTTCCATAAATGTGCCTTGTGTTATCAAACATTGATTTCTTTCCATACATGTATTTAAAGGTTTATTAGGAATGGCCTTGATTGACTCCTTTCCATAACAACATTACTAAAATTGGCAGATAAAAATCGGATGAAACAGATTAGTGGCTAAAACCAGTTTAAATAAATTGATGGGAAAGAAAACATCTGTATGGGAGGTTTAACCAGAATGAAGGCGGCGCTACCAATTCACCATGATGTACAAGTCTGTGCTGATTCTGATAGTATGCCGAGCAAAAACAAACCTATTGGTCGcacaaaaaagaaacaaaaaaagaaaaccaaaaaaatgaaacatagagaaaaaaacaaaaaaaatgcgTGCATGTCAAATGGGCCGGCCAACTTTGATTATAGTTGATGTCTTGGCAAGATTTGATTTGATTCGGGTACGAGTAATAGGAGGCAAGCAAAGCTTGGATTTAGTTGTGATTTTCTCAAGATTCGATCTGAATGAGTTAATGCATGGAGTTGTTTTTGGCAAAATGCCGATTTGATTGAGTTAATGCACGCGTCAAATGGGCCAGCCTAAATTGATTGTGCTTGAGCGAAATGTCGTGTGTAAGACGCTCGCAGGTGTAATATAGAGTTTGCCGAGGGATTGATGGGAGTGAGACCAGACTATCAACTCCCCCTCTTATGAGTAGAGATGTTCAGAACTCTAAAACAACCATTTTCTATGAGATGGGTTGGTTTGCGACATCTGCTGGAGTTGCTCTTAACATGTCTTCACTTTGTATGTTTGATTGAAGTAAAAGTACTATCATTGTGCGGACTACACACGCCGGCAAATAGCAAAGTGAGAGCAACATGCATGTGAATGCGTTTGGAGAGTTCGCAATCAGGGACGCTACGTAGCACGTACACGCTACGTACATCAAGACTAGTTAATTatactactcccttcgtccgaaaattcttgtcttaaatttgtctaaatacggatatATCTAGTTAcgttttagtgttagatacatcctTATCTAGagaaatctaagacaagaattttgagacgaaGGGAGTACTAGCTATCAGCCGGTCCGTGTTCACATGGCAGACAGCGGCCGTGTGTTGGCGCGGTCAACTCTTTCTCCTCCAGTTTCAGAAAAAAAGAAGAACGAAACTCTTCCTCCTCCAAGCGGCGGTTCATGAGCTAAGCAATGCAGCTGATGTAGCCCGCGGACTCTGTGACGAAGACATGGCATGCGTGTCACTATATGGCGGGCCGCATCTTCTCCGTTGATCCAGCATTTTTGTCAACGCATCAGAACAGTCGTCAGATGTAGTcattctctctttttttttgacTCTTTATAGAGATACTCCttccgtcccaaaatataagaacgtttttgacacttaTGGAGGAAGTATAATCAAGTCATCTGATCGTTATGATCTTTTAAATCTGAAACTAGCAAAAACTGTATCGATCTTTTTGGTTGAGTTCCCCACACGGCTCAGAGACCCGAAGGCGTGGGCCGCGTGGCCCTAACTAACTAACAACTAGAATCTTTTCAGAAAAAAAACTAACAACGGAATCCGGGATTAACCAATCATCAATCGAATTTTAAAAACAAACGCGTGTAACTAACGTTGATCACGAGCAGGTTCCAAACCTACAAATAGCCAAGTTGGACGCGGCTCCTGTGAATCTGTCTGGATTCGGCGCAAACCGATATATGCCAGCCGGTTTGGGCAACTGGGCCGATTCCATCCAAGAAGAAGTAAAGGAGTAAATCGCTGCGTTATAAGACCGCCTGGCGCATCGATCGCTAGCTGTTCACACGCAGCACCAGTCCAGCGCAGACGATGGCCCGGGTaggcaccggcggcggcggcggcgatgtcgagATCGGGGGGCTTCCGGCGCCCGCGGGGGACCCTCGGCGGCGGGTCGTCGCCGCCGACGACTCCCTCGACGACGACGGCAAGCCCAGGCGGACAGGCAAGCCAAACCGATCCATCTCCCTCCTTCTCGACATCAATCTTGACTTTCTTGGCTGAGCCGGCAGCGGGTTTGGTTGGGCAGGGACGGTGTGGACGGCGAGCGCGCACGTGATCACGGCGGTGATCGGCTCCGGCGTGCTGTCGCTGCCCTGGTCCGTGGCGCAGCTGGGCTGGGTCGCCGGCCCGGTCACGCTCCTGCTCTTCGCCCTCATCACGTACTACACCTCCGTGCTCCTCGGCGACTGCTACCGCAGCGAAGACGCCGTCACCGGCAAGAGGAACTACACCTACATGGAGGCCGTCGGGTCCCTCCTAGGTACGCACACACCTCCCCCTCCACCCCACGCCTGCTGCGTGAGCGCGCCATTAAATTCTCCGCGAGTTCAGGCAATGTTTGCATCATCTTGTTTATCTACCTGCTCGATCATCATGTAGGTAAAGGTCAGGTGTGGTTCTGCGGCCTCTGTCAGTACGTCAATCTTGTTGGGACTGCGATCGGGTACACCATTACAGCATCCATCAGTGCCGCGTAAGTCAGACTCAGACGACCTTGCTCTGATGCAGTAATTTTCAGTCAATTCATGGTATGCCGTTTATGATAATCAGTTGATCTCACTGTTTTGTGGTTTTGGGGGATGATCCAACAGGGCTTTGTACAAGGCCAACTGCTTCCACAGCAAAGGCCACTCGGCCGACTGCGGCGTGTACACCACCATGTACATGGTCGTGTTCGGGATCTCCCAGATCGTCTTCTCCCAGCTCCCCAACCTCCACGAGATGGCCTGGCTGTCCATCCTCGCCGCCGTCATGTCCTTCTCCTACGCCACCATCGGCGTCGGCCTCTCCTTGGCGCAGACCATAACAGGTAGGATCAAGAACCATCCCACCAAGAGGCAAGAGATCAATGCATTAACCCATTCTCTCTTGCCCGGTGCAACTTTGTGTCTGCATGTTCGATCTAACTGGCAATTGGCAGGTCCTACGGGCAAGACAACCATCGGTGGCACTCAAATTGGGGTCGACGTCACTTCGGCCCAGAAGATATGGCTGACATTGCAAGCGCTCGGCAACATCGCATTCGCCTACTCATACTCCATGGTTCTTATAGAAATCCAGGTATGAATGTCACAAAGATTCAGTACACGTTTGTAGTTTGTGCTCACAAAGTCACGGTCACCAATATAATGGCGTCGATGTATGTGGAAATTGATGGTGCAGGACACGGTGAAGGCGCCGCCGGCCGAGAACAAGACGATGAGGAAGGCGAACCTGATGGGGgtctccaccaccacggccttcTACATGCTCTGCGGCTGCCTCGGCTACTCGGCCTTCGGCAACGACGCGCCGGGGAACATGCTCACCGGCTTCGGCTTCTACGAGCCCTACTGGCTCATCGACTTCGCCAACGTGTGCATCGTGGTGCACCTCGTCGGCGCCTACCAGGTGTACTGCCAGCCCATCTACGCCGCCGTGGAGAGCTGGGCGGCGGGGCGGTGGCCAAACTCGGAGTTCGTCGTCCGGCAGTACCACCCCTTCTCGGGCAAGTTCAGCCTCAACATGTTCCGGCTGGTGTGGAGGACGGCGTTCGTGATCGTGAGCACGGTGCTGGCCATCTCGCTGCCATTCTTCAACGACATCCTCGGCCTGCTCGGCGCGCTCGGCTTCTGGCCGCTCACCGTCTACTTCCCCGTGGAGATGTACATCTCGCAGAGCAAGATGAAGAAGTACTCCAGGAAGTGGGTGGCTCTGCAGACGCTGAGCTTCGCGTGCTTCGTGGTCACCGTGGCCGTCACCGTCGCCTCCATCCAGGGGATCACCCAGTCGCTCAAGAACTATGTGCCGTTCAAGACCAAGTTGTGAACGGGATTAGCTTAGCTGTGAGTAGAAATTCTTTGACTTGTGTTTATTTAAGATTTTTCTCGAGAAAAAGGTGTCCTCTGTAGACTGTATCTGTGTGCTATGATGTTTTTAGATGAAGTGGAAAATCCAATGGGAAATCTTTGGTAGGACTATGGACTATCCAGCCCTTGATGCTGTTGAGTCTCCGTTCCTTCCATGCATGAACACATCAAGAGATTACTTGTACCTAAATAATAAATCTCACACGTGTGGCATGAAACAATCCGGTCAATGTTTTCTACAACTAAAATTATCATCTAAGAAAGAAACAATATAAAACTAAAATTTGCCATCTGAAAATAAAGTTGTTATGCTTACAACTAAAGTTGTCATTCTTATACCACTAAATTTATCATAAAAAACATTCGGAATTGCTAGGTGTGACACATGGTCCTACTTTTAATCGGGTGCAAGAATATTCCTACTCGCCCATAGGAGACCTTGCTGACATGGATGCTGCATGCGTCAAGCTACAGTGGTAAACGGTGACCAGTTGAAATTAACAGATAAAGATTAGTATATTATGCATTTCGCAGGAAACGACAGTGACAGTATAGAATAGTTTTTCGCAGCGTGCATGCACCTTAATTAACTAGTAAGTACAATTTAGCTGCTCTCTGCTTGTTCACGCATTCTTTGTTTGTCCAAATGGCGTTCACATGCACAACGGACAACACAGCGAAAACACTTGTTTAGCTGTTCTGACACGGCACTGCTCAGCACAAGATTGAAATAATCGATGTTATTACAGaaatagattttttttttgaaatagaCCCAGGAGAGCTGCGTATTTCGATTGATTAGAAGAAGCGGTAAAGAAACCGATGCTCGGTTAATTAAGGGAAACCGAGCTAAAACCTTTACAAAGAGCACACCACACTTAGGCTCGAGCACAACAGGACATACAGGAACCGCCACGAGCATGTAAGGCGACCGCCGCCGGAGAGAAACGACATGTCCAACGAAAGAGGAGCAAACATGTGCCTCTCCGATCCTAGAGAGGGCGCCCAACCTGACTCGCATGATGCTGCAAGCATGTCGTGTGTGCTCCAAGTGCCACCACCATCGCCTCCGATGGACATGCCACCGAGGGGAGCTCCTGCCACACTCCTGCCGACCAACGACCGGCCCCAGACGGATGCACCACCAACGGCTCCAAGCATACCAATCCGCCGCCCGCTTCAGATCCACCGCACCACCACTACCAAGTGCTCCCGGCATCCGACTTGACTCCAAGGCAATGCTTCCAACAAAGTAATGACGCCAATGGCGCCACCATTACACACGGTTTTCACCGGGAGACAAGAACTCGAAGCAGGGAGAGGTGTCGGATCCCCTCGATGGCGCCTCCAACAAGGCAAAATCACACCAGAAGGCATCATTCGCCACCAGCCCAGACCGAAGTCGAGCATGACTTTCGTCAGGGAGCCGAGCACCTATGCCGGAGACGGCGTCTCCAACACACCACCACCAAACCAGAGCAGCAGACGCCACCTGCTACACCGCCCAAGAACCAGCCGAAGCGCTGCCAGCGCGCAAGCCAGAGCAACCCGAAGGCCGTGCCCCGACCATGCCACTGCGGACCACCATCTCGGCAAGGAGCCACCACGCAACCTGACTGCAGACAGTCGCCAGCCGACCCACCTCCGAGCCTCCGGCCGCTCCAGGCCAGaggccgcccgccgcccgcgcccccaGCAACACCGCCAGCCATCGATCTGAACCACCTCCAGATCCACCACGCCCGCAGCACCGACGACGTCCCAGCATCACGCCGAACGAGCAGGGCCGCCGACGAGCGCCCAGGCCACCACCAGCCTTGCCGGACCAGATCTGAGCAGGGGACGCCCCGATCCGCCGTGAGCAGGCACCACGGGCGGCCACCACGCTGCCCCCGCAGCCGTAGCGGCGGCACCACCGTCGAGAGCCCCTGGGGCCGTCGCCCCAGCTTCCTGGCGCGGAGCCCACGCCGCAGCACCGCCACCCGCAGCTCCATGCCTCCGCCGCGTCACCGCGTAGATCTGAAGGACACCTCGCTGCAGCTCGGCGCCTCGCGCCCGCGCCCCGCGCCCAAAGCTGCCCAACCGCCACCTTCCTTGGGCCAGCCCGAGCTTCGCTGGGATGagccctccggcggcggcgggacgaGAAGATGAGGGGGAGAAAGCTGCGGCGGCTAGGGTTGTCTCCCCCGAGCCGCCAGAGAGGCGACGCGGGGGTCGTGTGAACTAGTGATGATCGATAATGCTACTGGTCCCTACAGAAATAGAAATTCACAGCTGGAGCAAGCGGCATTAGTCCTCTTTTGCAGCTCTCATCTAATGGGCACAGTCACGCAGGTGCATTGCCTGCGGGGAGTCTCTTCTGAAAGATAGAATCTTCCAGCTCATGCTCCCTTCATTACAAAAACCGAAAAATTAAAATAATTGATTGTCGTTGTCGTGCACAAGTTGCAAGTTACCGGGTTGTGATCTATGGCAACAACGTTAGCGTACGATCACTGCTCTAATATGTAACAATCATTGGAATGTTATGAGATCCGGATATTAATCGTTCGAAGTGTCGCTCACAAGTGAGAGATGGTAGTACTCTTTCCGTCtaaaaatacttgtcatcaaaatagATAAAAAATGATATATCTAAaattaaaatacatctagatacatattcttttatttattttgatgacAAATATTTCCTGACAAAGGGTGTATTTTAGAACGGAGGAGTATCATGCAAGTTTTACATGGATAGCTAGGGGGGAGCGATGATGAGTAGTAACCTTGCAACCAAGATCTAGGGCCTGGAACGGGGAAGTGACTATTATTTTATTCCAAACTTGTATGAGATATAGTTATACTTGCGGAAAGGTGCAGTTATCTTTTTGAGTTGTGCTAATTCCATATGTCAAAGTCTCAGTTACTCTTCATGCAATGAACACAGATtaaaaaaaatttggaacaagGGTTTAACGCTGAAAAGAAATGGGTTGCTACATCTAATGAGATTGAGGAATCAGGATGCTCTTTTTTTGGCCTCCgagaaacaaaacaaaaagagTTTTGAAAATTCTTTGATGAGAAAATTCAGCTCAAGGAGATTTAGCATACGGAAATACTAACGCTTATACGTGTGTGCGTTTGCATCTCGCCCACACGCGTGGATCCACATTCGTTTGTGGttgcacgaatcttggcatgtttgtggtgccacgtaggactgggctggtgtgtgggcattcatcCGATCGCCCACATGTCCATTTTCACCACACGGAAGGAccggtgtgtgggcgtttagcagttcgc
This sequence is a window from Aegilops tauschii subsp. strangulata cultivar AL8/78 chromosome 7, Aet v6.0, whole genome shotgun sequence. Protein-coding genes within it:
- the LOC109756296 gene encoding amino acid permease 8, producing MARVGTGGGGGDVEIGGLPAPAGDPRRRVVAADDSLDDDGKPRRTGTVWTASAHVITAVIGSGVLSLPWSVAQLGWVAGPVTLLLFALITYYTSVLLGDCYRSEDAVTGKRNYTYMEAVGSLLGKGQVWFCGLCQYVNLVGTAIGYTITASISAAALYKANCFHSKGHSADCGVYTTMYMVVFGISQIVFSQLPNLHEMAWLSILAAVMSFSYATIGVGLSLAQTITGPTGKTTIGGTQIGVDVTSAQKIWLTLQALGNIAFAYSYSMVLIEIQDTVKAPPAENKTMRKANLMGVSTTTAFYMLCGCLGYSAFGNDAPGNMLTGFGFYEPYWLIDFANVCIVVHLVGAYQVYCQPIYAAVESWAAGRWPNSEFVVRQYHPFSGKFSLNMFRLVWRTAFVIVSTVLAISLPFFNDILGLLGALGFWPLTVYFPVEMYISQSKMKKYSRKWVALQTLSFACFVVTVAVTVASIQGITQSLKNYVPFKTKL